A window of Oncorhynchus nerka isolate Pitt River linkage group LG4, Oner_Uvic_2.0, whole genome shotgun sequence contains these coding sequences:
- the LOC115124932 gene encoding uncharacterized protein LOC115124932, producing the protein MGMEDQETELPMDPEICFDPLFIDEEDKYGDDVVEEETGASFQPLLGVTRTDTVLTGSAHSQSSLSDTCRETHLDETRAQFKDIDTMFRSRVGETTDSFGSHLSTTAQINTHLRGVGQIQPHLSGVGQIQPHLSGVGQIQPHLSGLGQNQPHLSGLGQNQPHLSGLGQNQPHLSGVGQNQPHLSGVGQIQPHLSGLGQNQPHLSGLGQNQPHLSGVGQNQPHLSGLGQNQPHLSGVGQNQPHLSGVGQIQPHLSGLGQNQPHLSGLGQNQPHLSGVGQNQPHLSGVGQIQPHLSGVGQNQPHLSGVGQIQPHLSGVRQIQPHLSGLGQIQPHLSGLGQIQPHLREMDELLKSCEDMTGVSIASSLSTMYTDTHLSGPAQNQNQSDIQKMVAMMGSCGGNECHTGGSILNYTDTHVEESRNHCQSHLKEVESILDQSGATGAAVQPQLPPLTAAGTQLSGTMAEYQTELMAMLAMLENCMEEAGITFDPLEWTYPSLPKGYGQPNPNMKKVTQDRHMERGVATQGHKESVGCVDKKPYLGSTFGQFEPPSYQAISTERHSDELGDCGDTYTRGSMSTVVCDEDTEGHVSGVSVGDTEAHVIWGQQLETGLGGVEMRGSVQELEVLGTVLEGCIEEVEKLEKRRNELMGELQALREEKTGTEEGSEGGQAAQLSQVLNIEADGRREARMREWQSLRAERSEEQRRLSSVRLERQGLQEEMRRLKRRLFSVARECAHNQVTLATQQRDVAQLNKEQLELDALIIKLTEEVSQLRSTHQSQLSTLQSQLSTLQSQLQTHSQTPNPIEEMTQSRRNSCGELQQYLQGGLKALEERYEPMLLALLKRREGTSEALVKARQQAQELRARRGPLREEGQRLGLQRACLEERLKLTKTHRREDVEQYRETVVRLEETSREQKMELQIQKRKTKEMEQLRDSLTKEVYLYRGIVEDHNKNDLTSVREET; encoded by the exons ATG GGCATGGAAGACCAAGAGACTGAGCTGCCGATGGACCCAGAAATCTGCTTCGATCCGCTGTTCATCGACGAGGAAGATAAGTATGGGGACGATGTTGTTGAAGAGGAGACAGGCGCTTCATTCCAGCCTCTACTGGGAGTTACCAGAACAGACACAGTCCTGACGGGCTCAGCTCACAGTCAGTCCTCCCTATCGGATACCTGCAGAGAGACACACCTGGATGAGACACGAGCCCAGTTCAAGGACATTGACACCATGTTTAGAAGTCGTGTCGGAGAAACAACAGACTCGTTTGGGTCTCACCTGTCGACGACAGCCCAAATTAACACACACCTTAGAGGGGTAGGACAGATCCAGCCACACCTTAGTGGGGTAGGACAGATCCAGCCACACCTTAGTGGGGTAGGACAGATCCAGCCACACCTTAGTGGGTTAGGACAGAACCAGCCACACCTTAGTGGGTTAGGACAGAACCAGCCACACCTTAGTGGGTTAGGACAGAACCAGCCACACCTTAGTGGGGTAGGACAGAACCAGCCACACCTTAGTGGGGTAGGACAGATCCAGCCACACCTTAGTGGGTTAGGACAGAACCAGCCACACCTTAGTGGGTTAGGACAGAACCAGCCACACCTTAGTGGGGTAGGACAGAACCAGCCACACCTTAGTGGGTTAGGACAGAACCAGCCACACCTTAGTGGGGTAGGACAGAACCAGCCACACCTTAGTGGGGTAGGACAGATCCAGCCACACCTTAGTGGGTTAGGACAGAACCAGCCACACCTTAGTGGGTTAGGACAGAACCAGCCACACCTTAGTGGGGTAGGACAGAACCAGCCACACCTTAGTGGGGTAGGACAGATCCAGCCACACCTTAGTGGGGTAGGACAGAACCAGCCACACCTTAGTGGGGTAGGACAGATCCAGCCACACCTTAGTGGGGTAAGACAGATCCAGCCACACCTTAGTGGGTTAGGACAGATCCAGCCACACCTTAGTGGGTTAGgacaaattcaaccacacctgAGGGAGATGGATGAACTATTGAAGAGTTGTGAGGACATGACAGGTGTCTCCATCGCCTCCAGCCTGTCCAccatgtacacagacacacacctgtctggaCCAgctcagaaccagaaccagtcaGACATACAGAAGATGGTTGCTATGATGGGGAGCTGTGGTGGTAATGAGTGTCACACAGGTGGATCCATCCTgaactacacagacacacacgtggAGGAGTCTAGGAACCATTGCCAAAGTCACCTGAAGGAGGTGGAATCCATTTTGGATCAGAGTGGAGCCACAGGAGCCGCTGTCCAGCCTCAGTTGCCTCCTCTTACCGCCGCAGGCACTCAGCTGAGTGGCACTATGGCTGAGTATCAGACCGAGCTAATGGCGATGCTGGCCATGTTAGAGAACTGTATGGAGGAGGCAGGGATTACCTTTGACCCTTTAGAGTGGACTTACCCTAGTTTACCCAAAGGATACGGCCAACCCAACCCCAACATGAAAAAGGTAACACAagacagacacatggagagaggagTAGCAACACAAGGACACAAGGAGTCTGTGGGATGTGTGGATAAGAAGCCATATTTGGGAAGTACCTTTGGCCAATTTGAGCCCCCAAGCTACCAAGCTATCTCCACAGAAAGACACTCGGATGAGTTAGGAGACTGTGGAGATACATACACGAGAGGGTCCATGTCCACGGTGGTGTGTGACGAGGACACAGAAGGACATGTCTCCGGTGTTTCTGTGGGGGACACAGAGGCTCACGTTATCTGGGGTCAACAACTAGAGACAGGGCTGGgaggggtggagatgaggggATCCGTGCAGGAGTTGGAGGTGCTGGGTACTGTGCTAGAGGGGTGCATCGAGGAGGTGGAGAAACTGGAGAAGAGACGGAATGAACTGATGGGAGAGCTGCAGGCACTAAGAGAGGAGAAgacggggacagaggaagggagtgaAGGAGGGCAGGCGGCACAGTTAAGCCAGGTGCTGAATATTGAGGCAGACGGGAGGAGGGAGGCGCGGATGAGGGAGTGGCAGTCTTTGAGGGCTGAGAGGAGTGAGGAGCAGAGGAGGCTGTCCAGTGTGCGTCTGGAGAGGCAGGGTCttcaggaggagatgaggaggctgAAGAGGAGGCTGTTCTCTGTCGCCAGGGAGTGTGCTCACAACCAGGTCACCCTGGCAACCCAGCAGCGTGACGTTGCCCAGCTAAACAAAGAACAG CTGGAACTTGACGCACTGATCATCAAGCTGACTGAGGAGGTGTCTCAGCTCCGCTCCACCCACCAGTCCCAGCTCTCCACTCTGCAGTCCCAGCTCTCCACTCTGCAGTCCCAGCTCCAGACCCACAGCCAGACACCCAACCCCATAGAGGAGATGACCCAGAGCAGGAGGAACTCCTGTGGGGAGTTACAGCAGTACCTGCAGGGGGGGCTCAAAGCCCTGGAGGAAAG gtatGAGCCAATGCTGCTGGCCCTGTTGAAGCGGAGGGAGGGGACGTCAGAGGCCCTGGTGAAGGCCAGGCAGCAGGCCCAGGAGCTGAGGGCCCGCCGGGGGCCcctgagggaggagggacagaggctgGGGCTGCAGAGAGCCTGCCTGGAGGAGAGACTCAAACTGACGaagacacacaggagagaggacgtgGAGCAGTATAGG GAGACAGTGGTCAGGCTGGAGGAGACTAGCAGAGAGCAGAAGATGGAGCTACAAATTCAGAAGAGGAAAACCAAGGAGATGGAGCAACTGAGAGACAGTCTTACGAAAGAAGtctacctgtacag AGGCATCGTGGAGGACCATAACAAGAATGATCTAACCAGTGTGAGGGAGGAAACATGA